One stretch of Streptomyces sp. R21 DNA includes these proteins:
- a CDS encoding histidine phosphatase family protein, producing the protein MTATADRYLYLARHAEATADESGLTESGRRQATLLGDRLRESPVSVIHHGPLARAQETAELVHGRLDRADLRMSKAAGDYIPYMPEPGEITAESGAATVARLAEFPAEERELGPALAQEALDRFTGPVEGGEPRHELVVTHNFLVGWIVRAALDAPNWRWVALNHANAALTVIRYAPGRPASVLLYNDTGHLPAALRWTGFPPELRV; encoded by the coding sequence ATGACCGCAACGGCCGACCGCTATCTCTACCTCGCACGACACGCGGAGGCGACCGCCGACGAGAGCGGCCTGACGGAGAGCGGACGCCGTCAGGCGACCCTCCTCGGTGACCGTCTTCGGGAAAGTCCCGTCTCGGTGATCCACCACGGCCCGCTCGCACGGGCGCAGGAGACCGCCGAGTTGGTGCACGGCCGACTCGACAGGGCAGACCTGCGGATGTCGAAGGCGGCCGGCGACTACATCCCGTACATGCCCGAACCCGGCGAGATCACCGCCGAGTCCGGTGCTGCCACCGTCGCACGCCTTGCCGAATTCCCGGCCGAGGAGCGGGAGTTGGGCCCCGCCTTGGCGCAGGAGGCGCTCGACCGGTTCACCGGGCCCGTCGAAGGCGGCGAGCCGCGCCACGAGTTGGTGGTCACCCACAACTTCCTGGTCGGCTGGATCGTCCGGGCCGCCCTGGACGCCCCGAATTGGCGCTGGGTCGCCCTCAACCACGCCAACGCCGCGCTGACGGTGATCCGTTACGCCCCCGGCCGCCCCGCCTCCGTCCTCCTGTACAACGACACGGGCCACTTGCCCGCCGCGCTGCGCTGGACGGGATTCCCTCCGGAACTCCGGGTCTAG
- a CDS encoding DUF6332 family protein, translated as MGRRTKAEEDAETVEIGYALFAASVLAGAAFFGVSEVLPMLFGSLRSRHDLLRPIGALSAIVVFLAVVVIVLVRFRRTAQPSQPGRTKPDS; from the coding sequence ATGGGGAGACGAACGAAGGCCGAAGAGGACGCGGAGACGGTCGAGATCGGCTACGCGCTGTTCGCCGCGAGCGTCCTGGCCGGGGCCGCGTTCTTCGGCGTATCCGAAGTGCTTCCCATGCTTTTCGGATCCCTGCGCTCGCGGCACGACCTGCTGCGCCCGATCGGCGCGCTGAGCGCGATCGTCGTCTTCCTCGCGGTCGTCGTGATCGTCCTGGTGCGCTTCCGCCGGACCGCTCAGCCCAGCCAGCCCGGCCGCACCAAGCCCGACTCGTAG
- a CDS encoding MFS transporter, protein MTSPLTTPASEGRWTPRLWGTLLVLCAAMFLDALDVSMVGVALPSIGSELNLSTSTLQWIVSGYILGYGGLLLLGGRTADLLGRRQVFLVALGVFALASLLGGLVDSGPLLIASRFIKGLSAAFTAPAGLSIITTTFAEGPLRNRALSIYTTCAATGFSMGLVLSGLLTEASWRLTMLLPAPIALIALFAGLKLLPRSEREKDHNGYDIPGAILGTASMLLLVFTVVQAPEAGWASARTLLSFLAVAVLLTVFVAVERRSPSPLIRLGVLRSGSQIRAQLGAMAFFGSYVGFQFLVTLYMQSLLGWSALHTALAFLPAGALVALSSTKVGAVVDRFGTQRLLAAGFALMVVGYALFLRVDLDPVYAAVILPSMLLIGAACALVFPSLNIQATNGVDDHEQGMVSGLLNTSVQVGGALFLAVVTAVVTAHSPENPSPQAVLDSYRPGLIVVTGIALVGLLISLTGLRTRRPQESIVVAKSAPEGGTSVLDEAEVAPVAVRD, encoded by the coding sequence ATGACCTCTCCGCTCACCACCCCCGCGTCCGAGGGACGCTGGACCCCACGACTGTGGGGCACCCTCCTGGTGCTCTGCGCCGCGATGTTCCTGGACGCGCTGGACGTGTCGATGGTCGGCGTCGCCCTGCCGTCCATCGGTTCCGAACTCAATCTCTCGACCTCGACGCTCCAATGGATCGTCAGCGGCTACATCCTGGGATACGGCGGACTGCTCCTGCTCGGCGGACGCACCGCCGACCTGCTGGGCCGCCGCCAGGTCTTCCTGGTGGCCCTGGGCGTCTTCGCGCTCGCCTCGCTGCTCGGCGGCCTCGTCGACTCGGGTCCGCTGCTGATCGCGAGCCGCTTCATCAAGGGCCTGAGCGCGGCCTTCACCGCACCGGCGGGCCTGTCCATCATCACCACGACCTTCGCCGAGGGCCCGCTGCGCAACCGCGCCCTCTCGATCTACACCACCTGCGCGGCCACCGGCTTCTCGATGGGCCTGGTGCTGTCCGGGCTGCTCACCGAGGCCAGTTGGCGCCTGACCATGCTGCTGCCCGCGCCCATCGCGCTGATCGCCCTGTTCGCCGGGCTGAAGCTCCTCCCGCGCAGCGAACGCGAGAAGGACCACAACGGCTACGACATCCCCGGCGCCATCCTCGGCACGGCATCGATGCTGCTGCTCGTGTTCACCGTCGTACAGGCCCCGGAGGCAGGCTGGGCGTCGGCCCGCACCCTGCTCTCCTTCCTCGCGGTCGCCGTCCTGCTCACGGTCTTCGTGGCCGTCGAGCGGCGCAGCCCGAGCCCGCTGATCCGGCTCGGGGTGCTGCGTTCCGGCAGCCAGATCCGGGCCCAGCTCGGCGCGATGGCGTTCTTCGGCTCGTACGTCGGCTTCCAGTTCCTGGTGACGCTGTACATGCAATCGCTGCTGGGCTGGTCGGCGCTGCACACCGCGCTCGCCTTCCTGCCCGCGGGCGCGCTGGTCGCACTGTCCTCCACCAAGGTGGGCGCCGTCGTCGACCGGTTCGGGACGCAGCGGCTGCTCGCGGCGGGCTTCGCCCTGATGGTCGTCGGCTACGCGCTGTTCCTGCGCGTCGACCTGGATCCGGTGTACGCGGCGGTGATCCTGCCGTCGATGCTGCTGATCGGCGCGGCCTGCGCGCTGGTCTTCCCCTCGCTCAACATCCAGGCCACCAACGGCGTGGACGACCATGAGCAGGGCATGGTCTCGGGCCTGCTCAACACCTCGGTCCAGGTGGGCGGCGCGCTGTTCCTGGCCGTCGTGACGGCCGTCGTCACCGCCCACTCCCCCGAGAACCCCTCGCCGCAGGCCGTCCTCGACAGCTACCGGCCCGGTCTGATCGTGGTGACGGGCATCGCGCTCGTCGGACTGCTGATCTCGCTCACGGGGCTGCGGACCCGGCGCCCGCAGGAGTCGATCGTGGTCGCCAAGTCCGCGCCGGAAGGCGGCACTTCCGTGCTGGATGAGGCGGAAGTGGCGCCCGTGGCGGTCCGCGACTGA
- a CDS encoding MarR family winged helix-turn-helix transcriptional regulator, producing MVKTDAEQGLVNQWRDILAVHARTLCELDRELHRHGLGASDFEVLDVLAESAPDGDSSYRVQEISERVHLSQSALSRLIGRLEKDGLVTRCMCPEDRRGVRVALTPKGRDLHGEVLPVQRAVLTRMLVDGPAG from the coding sequence ATGGTGAAGACCGACGCCGAGCAGGGGCTCGTGAACCAGTGGCGCGACATCCTCGCGGTGCACGCCCGCACCCTGTGCGAGCTCGACCGCGAGCTGCACCGACACGGCCTGGGCGCCAGCGACTTCGAGGTGCTGGACGTGCTTGCCGAGAGCGCGCCGGACGGCGACAGCTCCTACCGCGTCCAGGAGATCTCCGAGCGCGTCCACCTGAGCCAGAGCGCCCTGTCCCGCCTGATCGGCCGCCTGGAGAAGGACGGCCTCGTGACGCGCTGCATGTGCCCCGAGGACCGGCGCGGTGTGCGCGTCGCGCTCACTCCGAAGGGCCGGGACCTGCACGGTGAGGTGCTGCCGGTGCAGCGCGCGGTGCTGACGCGGATGCTGGTGGACGGCCCGGCCGGCTGA
- a CDS encoding response regulator — translation MIRVLLADDQSLVRAGFKALLGAQPDIEVAAEAADGEEAVRKVRELRPDVVLMDIRMPLLDGLAATRRITDDADLKDVKVVMLTTFELDEYVFEAIRSGASGFLVKDTEPEELLRAVRAVVEGDALLSPGVTRRLISEFAARSKEPALAQSLGELTEREREVMALVGIGLSNDEIARRLVVSPLTAKTHVSRTMVKLGARDRAQLVVLAYESGLVRPGWLG, via the coding sequence GTGATCCGCGTACTGCTCGCCGACGACCAGTCGCTGGTCCGCGCCGGCTTCAAGGCGCTGCTCGGCGCCCAGCCGGACATCGAGGTGGCCGCGGAGGCCGCCGACGGCGAGGAGGCGGTGCGCAAGGTGCGCGAACTGCGCCCCGACGTCGTCTTGATGGACATCCGCATGCCCCTGCTCGACGGCCTCGCCGCGACCCGTCGCATCACCGACGACGCGGACCTGAAGGACGTCAAGGTGGTCATGCTCACCACCTTCGAACTGGACGAGTACGTCTTCGAGGCGATCCGCTCGGGTGCCTCCGGCTTCCTGGTCAAGGACACCGAGCCGGAGGAACTCCTGCGCGCGGTACGGGCGGTGGTCGAGGGCGACGCGCTGCTCTCACCGGGCGTCACCCGGCGGCTGATCTCCGAGTTCGCGGCCCGCTCCAAGGAGCCCGCTCTCGCGCAGTCGCTGGGCGAACTCACCGAGCGGGAACGGGAGGTGATGGCTCTGGTCGGCATCGGTCTGTCCAACGACGAGATCGCCCGGCGCCTGGTCGTGAGCCCGCTCACGGCCAAGACGCATGTGAGCCGCACCATGGTCAAGCTGGGCGCCCGTGACCGGGCCCAACTGGTCGTGCTGGCCTACGAGTCGGGCTTGGTGCGGCCGGGCTGGCTGGGCTGA
- a CDS encoding maleylpyruvate isomerase family mycothiol-dependent enzyme produces the protein MEIAEFVATLDREGRLMAEAAERAGTDAKVATCPGWQVRELVRHTGMVHRWAAAFVAEGHTSYHPDGGLPDLDGAELLDWFREGHRRLVDTLSNAPADVECWSFLSAPSPLAFWARRQAHETTVHRVDAESALPEAPTAIATDFALDGIDELLNGFHARDRSRVRTEEPRVLRLRALDAAEDVVWTVRLSQEAPVTTRDAAGDADCELAGPAARLYLSLWNRLPFPSLTGDAALAALWREKSAVT, from the coding sequence ATGGAGATTGCGGAGTTCGTGGCAACCCTCGACCGGGAGGGCCGGTTGATGGCCGAGGCCGCCGAGCGGGCGGGGACCGATGCGAAGGTGGCGACCTGTCCCGGCTGGCAGGTACGCGAACTGGTGCGGCACACGGGCATGGTGCACCGCTGGGCGGCGGCGTTCGTCGCCGAGGGGCACACCTCGTACCATCCCGACGGCGGTCTGCCGGATCTCGACGGTGCCGAACTGCTGGACTGGTTCCGGGAGGGTCACCGTCGACTCGTCGACACGCTTTCCAACGCCCCCGCCGACGTGGAGTGCTGGAGCTTCCTGTCGGCACCCTCGCCACTGGCCTTCTGGGCGCGGCGCCAGGCGCACGAGACGACCGTGCACCGGGTCGACGCGGAGTCGGCGCTCCCCGAGGCGCCCACCGCGATCGCCACGGACTTCGCCCTGGACGGGATCGACGAGCTGCTGAACGGTTTCCATGCCCGCGACAGGAGCCGGGTGCGCACGGAGGAGCCGCGCGTGCTGCGGCTGCGGGCGCTGGACGCGGCCGAGGATGTGGTGTGGACCGTGCGTCTGTCGCAGGAGGCCCCCGTGACCACGCGGGACGCCGCCGGTGACGCGGACTGCGAACTGGCCGGACCGGCCGCGCGGTTGTATCTGTCGCTGTGGAACCGGCTGCCCTTCCCGAGCCTGACGGGGGACGCCGCGCTCGCCGCCCTGTGGCGGGAGAAGTCCGCGGTCACCTGA